One Candidatus Paceibacterota bacterium genomic window carries:
- a CDS encoding recombinase family protein, translated as MNTMQMPTGVTVKQATPIKVKYCLYARKSTESEERQVLSIDSQIKEMLQLADREGLEVITMKRESHSAKETGQRPVFNEIIEELKQGKFNGILTWAPDRISRNAGDLGKIVDLMDANLLQDIRTFGQRFMNSPNDKFMLMILCGQAKLENDNRGINVKRGLRTRVEMGLWPGVAPTGYLNQKLMDKKCQVIIDPDRGHIIKKMYEKVAYDKWSGRKVHQWLKFELNFKTIGNKNLALGNIYRTLMNPFYYGTFEYPKKSGNWYAGKHEPIVTKELFEQVQAQLKRDNIIRQSHEFAFTKLMTCGLCGSGISAEEKYKQLKDGTVAKYIYYGCGRSRDRHCKNPYMREEELIDQLLISLDKVDLNKIGIQHKFEDELKRHNRFQKGVLGVQNSKTKHEDIDLRTYAKYIFKEGTNQEKRELMGCFKSKIKITVKVLTLID; from the coding sequence ATGAATACGATGCAAATGCCGACTGGAGTGACGGTCAAACAAGCAACTCCCATAAAGGTAAAATACTGCCTTTATGCAAGAAAAAGCACTGAGTCTGAAGAACGGCAGGTTTTGAGCATAGACAGCCAAATTAAGGAGATGTTACAACTCGCAGATCGTGAGGGATTAGAGGTTATTACAATGAAAAGAGAATCACATAGTGCAAAAGAAACCGGACAACGACCAGTCTTTAACGAAATTATTGAAGAACTAAAGCAAGGAAAATTCAATGGAATTTTGACGTGGGCTCCTGACCGCATCAGTCGTAACGCGGGCGATCTTGGGAAAATTGTAGACTTAATGGATGCGAATTTATTGCAAGACATCCGAACATTTGGTCAACGGTTCATGAACTCGCCAAACGACAAATTCATGTTGATGATTTTATGTGGACAAGCAAAACTTGAAAATGATAATCGAGGAATTAATGTGAAGCGAGGGTTGAGAACAAGAGTAGAGATGGGGTTATGGCCTGGAGTGGCACCAACTGGATATCTTAATCAAAAACTTATGGATAAAAAGTGTCAGGTAATTATTGATCCTGATCGTGGGCATATCATAAAGAAAATGTACGAAAAAGTTGCATACGATAAATGGTCCGGCAGAAAGGTACATCAGTGGCTTAAGTTTGAATTAAATTTCAAGACAATAGGAAATAAAAACCTAGCACTTGGAAATATTTACCGAACTTTGATGAACCCATTCTATTATGGAACATTTGAGTATCCAAAAAAATCAGGTAATTGGTACGCAGGCAAACATGAACCAATAGTCACTAAAGAATTATTTGAACAAGTGCAGGCACAATTAAAAAGAGACAATATTATACGACAAAGTCATGAGTTTGCCTTTACAAAATTAATGACCTGCGGACTATGTGGCTCTGGAATATCAGCTGAAGAGAAATACAAACAACTAAAAGATGGAACGGTAGCTAAGTATATTTACTATGGATGCGGAAGATCAAGGGATCGACATTGCAAGAACCCATATATGAGGGAAGAAGAATTAATTGATCAACTCCTTATTAGTCTAGATAAGGTGGATCTGAATAAAATTGGGATACAACATAAATTTGAGGATGAATTGAAGCGGCATAATAGATTTCAAAAAGGAGTATTGGGAGTCCAAAATTCAAAGACTAAGCACGAAGACATAGATTTAAGAACTTATGCCAAGTATATTTTTAAAGAAGGCACCAATCAAGAAAAGCGAGAGCTGATGGGATGTTTTAAGTCTAAAATAAAAATTACTGTAAAAGTTCTTACTTTGATTGATTAA